A genomic window from Nerophis ophidion isolate RoL-2023_Sa linkage group LG22, RoL_Noph_v1.0, whole genome shotgun sequence includes:
- the LOC133540568 gene encoding 5-hydroxytryptamine receptor 3C-like, protein MSQIEMGACFYVTDDRAHSGDSPNSCLLVFEGSCNPIMPNCSRPDSLALLEALRPVFNLSSIRPVVNSSTPTHVQIDFILVNILGVDEKAQLLKTYIFQYLIWRNEFVSWNSTECGTEWLTVPRKLLWVPDVVINEFMERNLAQKSAYTYLAHNGTVFDAHPVRVVSSCRLDTYTFPFDIQNCTLTFNSYLHHTSSLQLGQIFTTEKILEFSKEIIKTKGEWELIGIAASKNQLLSSVGELYDELRFFISLRRRSTLYVVNLLIPSCFLITVDLFSFLLPPQSVDRSSFKMTLILGYTVFLLIMNDLLPITGNTIPLINVFLSLCLALMVASLLETVLITNLLQGSSRHSQLPGWLRLTVIKVLGRLVLLPPKSTQAVVPNPFTLEDMEAVSVRAGVGGALRKEGVVQQELRRLGEDLRVIRLRLEQEVAGGQSSEEWVQVGFIVDRLLFAIYILFISVSFFTIILIWVNS, encoded by the exons ATGTCTCAAATAGAGATGGGAGCATGTTTTTATGTGACTGACGATAGAGCACATAGCGGTGACTCACCTAATTCCTGCCTCCTGGTGTTTGAAGGGTCATGCAACCCCATCATGCCGAACTGCTCTCGCCCCGATTCCCTCGCCCTGCTGGAGGCTCTCAGGCCAGTTTTCAACCTCAGCTCCATCCGACCCGTGGTGAACAGTTCAACTCCCACTCACGTCCAAATCGACTTCATCCTGGTCAACATTCTGGGGGTG GACGAAAAGGCCCAGCTCCTCAAGACGTACATCTTCCAATACCTT ATTTGGAGAAACGAGTTTGTCAGCTGGAACTCGACCGAGTGCGGCACAGAGTGGCTTACTGTCCCCAGAAAGCTGCTGTGGGTTCCCGATGTGGTCATCAACGAGTT TATGGAGAGAAACTTGGCGCAAAAGTCGGCGTACACGTATCTGGCACACAACGGCACGGTGTTTGATGCACACCCTGTGCGAGTGGTCAGCTCCTGTAGACTCGACACTTACACCTTTCCCTTTGACATCCAGAACTGCACGCTGACATTCAACTCCTACCTGCATCACA CTTCTTCACTACAGCTGGGCCAAATATTCACAACAGAGAAAATACTGGAATTTTCCaaagaaattataaaaactaAGGGCGAGTGGGAACTCATCGGAATCGCGGCGTCTAAAAACCAACTACTATCTTCGGTTGGAGAGCTATATGACGAGCTTCGCTTCTTC ATCTCGTTACGGCGCAGGTCCACGCTCTACGTGGTCAACCTGTTGATCCCCAGCTGCTTCCTCATCACCGTCGACCTCTTCAGCTTCCTGTTGCCTCCTCAGAGTGTGGACCGCTCCTCCTTCAAGATGACCCTCATCCTGGGCTACACCGTCTTTCTGCTCATCATGAACGACCTGCTGCCCATCACGGGGAACACCATACCTCTCATAA ACGTGTTCCTGTCCCTGTGCCTGGCCCTGATGGTAGCCAGCCTCCTGGAGACGGTGCTCATCACCAACCTGCTGCAGGGTTCCTCTCGCCACTCGCAGCTTCCTGGCTGGCTCCGACTGACGGTCATCAAGGTGTTGGGGCGCCTGGTGCTGCTTCCTCCAAAGTCGACACAAGCGGTGGTCCCAAACCCGTTCACGCTGG AAGACATGGAGGCGGTCAGTGTAAGAGCAGGTGTGGGCGGGGCCCTGAGAAAGGAGGGCGTGGTCCAGCAGGAGTTGAGGAGATTGGGGGAGGACCTCCGTGTCATCCGCCTGCGGTTGGAGCAGGAAGTGGCGGGCGGCCAGAGCTCGgaggagtgggtccaggtgggctTCATCGTGGACCGCCTGCTGTTTGCCATCTACATCCTCTTCATATCGGTCAGCTTCTTCACCATCATCCTCATCTGGGTCAACTCATAA